One window of the Desulfovibrio sp. genome contains the following:
- the nadB gene encoding L-aspartate oxidase: MNSIRRHVPVLIIGSGVAGCTAALTLADSGCDVLLLNAGDRLADGNSELAQGGIIYQATPTPEHPSDAQALEKDILVAGHNYNYNKAVNFLCAQGPLCVDEVLINRAQVPFDRNEDGTFNLTREGGHSTPRILHCADFSGRAIMDGLSAQVMAHPRITRLHRRAAIDLLTSHHHARASQYRYEVRNRCLGAYVLNEETGETETILADWTVLATGGVGQVFLHSTNAPGCVGTGVSMAFRAGVDLANLEFMQFHPTALYEERSNRRSLITEAMRGEGARLLDHKGRAFMSDHDPRGDLAPRDVVAQAMMDEMLHNGAPCLYLDVSGVEQDIPTRFPTVYEKCREAGINILREPIPVVPAAHYFCGGVLTDIHGRTSLHGLYAIGECACTGLHGANRLASTSLLEALVWGVSSGKDLAHRVLAESGLPKALAAAIPDWRHEGDERRDDPALVAQDWANIRNTMWNYVGIARTEARLRRAFEDMRDLVRHIHDFYKRTRISRRLVDLFHGSQTSYIITQAALRNKVSIGCHHRVE, translated from the coding sequence GTGAATTCTATTCGCCGTCATGTGCCTGTGCTTATCATTGGCTCAGGCGTTGCCGGGTGCACCGCTGCGCTCACACTGGCCGACTCCGGCTGCGACGTTCTGCTGCTCAACGCTGGCGACAGGCTGGCCGATGGCAACTCAGAACTGGCCCAGGGCGGCATAATCTATCAGGCCACCCCCACGCCAGAGCATCCCTCTGACGCCCAGGCGCTGGAAAAAGACATTCTGGTTGCCGGGCACAATTACAACTACAACAAGGCCGTCAACTTTCTGTGCGCGCAGGGCCCCCTGTGTGTGGACGAGGTACTGATCAACCGCGCCCAGGTTCCCTTTGACCGCAACGAAGACGGCACGTTCAACCTCACCCGCGAGGGCGGGCACTCTACCCCCCGCATTCTGCACTGCGCCGATTTTTCGGGCCGGGCCATCATGGACGGCCTGAGCGCACAGGTCATGGCTCACCCGCGCATCACCCGGCTGCACCGCCGCGCCGCCATCGACCTTTTGACCAGCCACCACCACGCGCGAGCCTCGCAGTACCGCTACGAAGTACGCAACCGCTGCCTCGGCGCCTATGTTCTCAACGAAGAAACCGGCGAAACAGAAACCATTCTGGCCGACTGGACAGTGCTTGCCACCGGCGGCGTGGGGCAGGTTTTTCTGCATTCCACCAATGCCCCCGGCTGCGTGGGCACGGGCGTTTCCATGGCCTTTCGCGCGGGCGTTGACCTCGCCAACCTCGAGTTCATGCAGTTTCACCCCACAGCGCTGTACGAAGAACGCAGCAACCGCCGCTCGCTCATCACCGAGGCCATGCGCGGCGAGGGTGCGCGCTTGCTCGACCACAAGGGCCGCGCCTTTATGAGCGACCACGACCCCAGGGGCGACCTTGCCCCGCGCGATGTGGTAGCCCAGGCCATGATGGACGAAATGCTGCACAACGGCGCGCCCTGCCTGTATCTGGACGTGAGCGGCGTTGAGCAGGATATTCCCACGCGCTTTCCCACCGTGTACGAAAAGTGCCGCGAGGCGGGCATCAACATTCTCAGGGAACCCATTCCCGTGGTTCCGGCCGCCCACTATTTCTGCGGCGGCGTGCTCACCGACATTCATGGCCGCACCTCGCTGCACGGCCTCTACGCCATCGGCGAATGCGCCTGCACCGGTCTGCATGGCGCCAACCGGCTTGCCAGCACCTCGCTGCTTGAGGCACTGGTGTGGGGTGTCAGCAGCGGCAAGGATCTGGCCCACCGCGTGCTGGCCGAAAGCGGTCTGCCCAAGGCTCTGGCCGCAGCTATCCCCGACTGGCGGCACGAAGGCGACGAACGCAGGGACGACCCAGCCCTCGTGGCGCAGGACTGGGCCAACATCCGCAACACCATGTGGAACTATGTGGGCATTGCCCGTACAGAAGCCCGCCTGCGCCGTGCCTTTGAAGACATGCGCGACCTCGTGCGGCATATCCACGACTTTTACAAGCGCACGCGCATATCGCGCCGCCTGGTGGACCTTTTCCACGGTTCGCAAACATCGTATATCATCACTCAGGCCGCGCTGCGCAACAAGGTCAGCATTGGCTGCCACCACCGCGTGGAGTGA